A genomic window from Providencia alcalifaciens includes:
- a CDS encoding BamA/TamA family outer membrane protein, which yields MLQQKYLRRLTLLSLIVTFSSQAQILPEREQIDGWLSELGGENSFDESKTIDWGVLPGPFYTPEMGLGVGTALVGLYRLDKQDTKTQPSSIGLSGFASSTGAFGLNFTNYNFVDSDQWRLFVSGTINNVPTYYWGKGYAAGKKESNKEKYHSQEFKITPRALYKLTDATYVGLGWNFSSVNASDPDEGAKAYFSQSVGGRSVISSGISAYYSYDTRDFLPNAHHGQTLEVIYTYFSPNLGSDTRFQATQLQYAYYHELTEKTVVAIDNYARFTTGDVPWNQLSLLGNSNRMRGYYEGRYRDNNIFTSQVELRHKLDWRHGVVGWLGTGTMSDSPSELGAGHWLPSAGVGYRFEFKPRMNVRLDFGVGRNSTGVYFQVGESF from the coding sequence ATGTTGCAACAGAAATACCTGCGTAGGCTGACACTGCTCAGCCTTATCGTTACCTTCTCCTCGCAAGCGCAAATCCTTCCTGAACGGGAACAAATTGATGGTTGGCTCAGCGAGCTTGGGGGAGAAAATAGCTTTGATGAATCCAAAACTATCGACTGGGGCGTCTTACCGGGGCCTTTTTATACCCCTGAAATGGGGTTAGGTGTTGGTACCGCTTTAGTGGGTTTGTATCGTCTCGACAAACAAGATACCAAAACCCAGCCGTCTTCGATTGGGTTAAGCGGTTTTGCCTCATCCACAGGGGCTTTTGGACTGAATTTCACGAACTACAACTTTGTGGATAGTGACCAATGGCGGCTGTTTGTCTCCGGCACCATCAATAATGTGCCAACTTATTATTGGGGCAAAGGATACGCAGCGGGTAAAAAAGAGAGTAATAAAGAAAAATACCATTCCCAAGAGTTCAAAATTACCCCAAGGGCTTTATATAAGCTAACCGATGCCACCTATGTGGGACTGGGCTGGAATTTTTCGTCAGTCAATGCCAGCGACCCCGATGAAGGTGCAAAAGCTTACTTCTCGCAATCAGTGGGCGGGCGTTCGGTTATCAGTTCAGGCATCAGCGCTTATTATAGCTATGATACCCGAGATTTTTTACCCAACGCACACCATGGGCAAACACTCGAAGTCATCTATACCTATTTTTCGCCTAACCTTGGTAGCGATACCCGCTTTCAAGCAACTCAGTTGCAGTATGCCTATTACCATGAGCTCACAGAGAAAACCGTCGTAGCTATTGATAACTATGCGCGTTTTACCACGGGAGATGTGCCATGGAACCAACTATCTTTATTAGGGAATAGCAACCGCATGCGGGGTTACTATGAAGGGCGTTATCGGGACAATAATATTTTTACTAGCCAAGTTGAGTTACGCCATAAATTAGACTGGCGGCATGGCGTCGTTGGCTGGCTAGGAACAGGAACCATGAGCGACTCTCCCTCAGAGTTAGGTGCTGGACACTGGCTACCAAGTGCCGGAGTGGGTTATCGTTTTGAATTTAAGCCTCGGATGAATGTAAGACTGGATTTTGGTGTTGGTCGCAACAGTACGGGCGTCTATTTCCAAGTTGGTGAATCTTTCTAA
- a CDS encoding DUF4026 domain-containing protein, whose product MNNKQQYLDIAAGNGEKEASMMVAIPASELTSLQLEQRLEEQTYFTEGEIDYLPDEEGGGFFFTCKRGEEELRFYISLVESDPEYTINPYFATDPISQELYTQASNAPQAVVVECLFQEKPLVSYLQQLKIIQILVPDLLLGLDISAAGKVFTREWLNFQLIDDLMPSVDSLYVVHAIYDHDENSEDSAPTKYWFHTHGLARCGLSEAEIIIPHPIASYYGIPELFWSFVNNSITNGKIDFNEPIFIGQTQNGYEYLVAVPFEEGLLHVGTSTPIDNLKPLEEMNFEFGDMSSERFMGDWHDRDESHQHPSVMLFRVTQENPTLESFFEGFEDQNAMMFMRTDEETADMSSKARLRWEYFTHMLDNYGPKPVAPKKGLFAKLLGKSEEEEESEWRFLVKCGISYQDEEGDEGHEHMWFEPLTWNGDQFEGRLINHPFYVETMEEGGIYPLTRDDITDWTIYYQDGSYTPDTIYKLLSGAQVH is encoded by the coding sequence GTGAACAATAAACAACAATACCTTGATATTGCTGCTGGAAACGGGGAAAAAGAAGCTTCGATGATGGTGGCAATCCCTGCGTCAGAGCTGACCTCTCTACAACTTGAACAGCGTCTGGAAGAGCAAACTTACTTTACTGAAGGTGAAATCGACTACCTGCCTGATGAAGAAGGCGGCGGTTTCTTCTTTACCTGTAAACGTGGCGAAGAAGAGTTACGTTTTTACATTTCGCTTGTGGAAAGCGACCCGGAATACACCATCAACCCGTATTTCGCGACAGATCCTATTAGCCAAGAACTCTATACGCAGGCAAGTAATGCGCCACAAGCCGTGGTGGTTGAATGCCTATTCCAAGAAAAGCCTCTAGTGAGCTACTTACAGCAGCTTAAAATTATCCAAATTTTAGTGCCTGATTTATTACTGGGCTTGGATATTTCTGCCGCAGGTAAAGTCTTTACCCGTGAATGGCTTAACTTCCAACTGATCGACGATTTAATGCCAAGCGTTGATTCCCTGTATGTGGTACATGCCATTTACGATCACGATGAAAACTCAGAAGATTCCGCGCCAACCAAATATTGGTTCCATACCCATGGTTTAGCCCGTTGTGGTTTATCGGAAGCGGAAATTATCATTCCACACCCGATTGCGTCTTATTATGGGATCCCTGAGTTGTTCTGGAGCTTTGTGAACAACAGCATTACCAACGGAAAAATCGACTTTAATGAGCCAATTTTTATTGGGCAAACACAAAATGGCTATGAGTATTTAGTGGCGGTGCCTTTTGAAGAAGGTTTACTTCATGTAGGCACCTCCACCCCGATTGATAACTTAAAACCGCTGGAAGAGATGAACTTTGAGTTTGGCGATATGAGTTCTGAGCGCTTTATGGGGGATTGGCACGACCGTGATGAATCTCACCAGCATCCGTCCGTAATGTTATTCCGTGTCACTCAAGAAAACCCAACATTAGAAAGCTTCTTCGAAGGGTTTGAAGACCAAAATGCGATGATGTTTATGCGCACTGATGAAGAAACGGCGGATATGTCCAGCAAAGCCAGACTGCGTTGGGAATATTTCACTCACATGTTGGATAACTATGGTCCAAAGCCGGTTGCACCGAAAAAAGGGCTATTTGCGAAACTGCTCGGAAAATCGGAAGAAGAGGAAGAGTCAGAGTGGCGCTTTCTAGTAAAATGCGGCATTAGTTATCAAGATGAAGAGGGTGATGAAGGGCACGAACATATGTGGTTTGAGCCACTGACCTGGAACGGCGATCAATTTGAAGGCCGTTTAATTAATCACCCATTCTATGTGGAAACCATGGAGGAAGGCGGCATTTATCCGCTAACGCGTGACGACATCACGGATTGGACTATTTATTATCAGGACGGTAGCTATACTCCTGATACAATCTATAAACTTCTTAGTGGTGCTCAAGTTCATTAG
- a CDS encoding regulatory protein RecX, which yields MTQPELYQYALFLLSRRDYGKAELFARMKRRMYEKNEGIIDEQLIEGVLDKLSEQHFLDDDRVVSLLLQGYARKGYGPLRIKQEMRQKGFAETLVEHHFAELDVDWFEKAAEVRSKKFGDEIPTDFKDKGKQIRYLQYRGFFGDMIFELFSR from the coding sequence ATGACCCAACCTGAACTGTACCAATATGCCCTATTTTTACTTTCCAGACGCGATTATGGCAAAGCGGAGTTATTCGCCCGTATGAAGCGCCGTATGTATGAGAAAAATGAGGGTATTATCGATGAGCAGCTGATTGAAGGGGTGTTAGATAAGCTGAGTGAGCAGCATTTCTTGGATGATGACCGCGTGGTATCGCTTTTATTGCAAGGGTATGCGCGTAAAGGATACGGACCTTTGCGGATCAAACAAGAGATGCGCCAAAAAGGATTTGCTGAGACATTAGTCGAACACCATTTTGCTGAGCTTGATGTGGATTGGTTTGAAAAGGCAGCAGAAGTGCGTAGTAAAAAATTTGGTGATGAAATCCCAACTGACTTTAAAGATAAAGGTAAACAAATTCGTTATCTGCAATACCGAGGTTTTTTTGGTGACATGATATTTGAGTTATTTTCACGCTAA
- the dcuC gene encoding anaerobic C4-dicarboxylate transporter DcuC — protein sequence MIELLIGVLVAVGVGRYIIKGYSATGVLMTGGILLLIITALMGKSILPESVKATGWRVTDILEYIKFLLMSRGGDLGMMIMVLCGFASYMTHIGANDVVVKIASKPLKMINSPYLLMVAAYIVACLMSLAVSSATGLGVLLMATLFPVMVNVGISRGAAAAICASPAAIILAPTSGDVILAAKAAEMPLIDFAFKTTLPISIAAIVAMSVAHFFWQRFLDRKEHVKTEMLDVNEIKTHAPGFYAILPFTPIIGVLVFDGKWAPELHIVTIIVGCIIMAAIIEFIRSFSAKHVYGGLEVCYRGMADAFATVVMLLVAAGVFAQGLSTIGFIKGLIDLAQSFGSGAIVMMIALVVITMLAAMTTGSGNAPFYAFVELIPHLAKQMGVNPAYLVIPMLQASNLGRTLSPVSGVVVAVSGMAKISPFEVVKRTSVPVLVGLIVVVIATEILVPVYL from the coding sequence ATGATTGAGCTCTTAATAGGCGTATTAGTCGCCGTTGGAGTAGGGCGCTATATAATAAAGGGTTACTCTGCAACAGGGGTATTAATGACGGGGGGTATTTTACTCCTAATTATTACTGCGTTAATGGGTAAAAGCATTTTACCAGAATCAGTGAAAGCAACGGGATGGCGTGTTACTGATATTCTGGAATACATCAAGTTTTTATTAATGAGCCGAGGTGGTGATCTCGGTATGATGATCATGGTGCTGTGTGGGTTTGCGTCTTATATGACTCACATTGGTGCGAATGACGTGGTGGTTAAAATTGCCTCCAAGCCATTAAAAATGATCAACTCCCCATACTTACTGATGGTTGCGGCGTATATTGTTGCTTGCTTGATGTCGCTGGCAGTTTCGTCGGCAACAGGTTTAGGGGTGTTATTAATGGCAACCTTGTTCCCTGTGATGGTTAACGTCGGGATCAGCCGTGGCGCAGCGGCAGCTATCTGTGCGTCACCTGCCGCTATCATTCTGGCACCAACGTCTGGAGACGTTATCTTAGCGGCGAAAGCAGCGGAAATGCCTCTGATTGATTTTGCATTCAAAACCACACTGCCTATCTCCATCGCTGCCATTGTTGCGATGTCAGTGGCTCACTTCTTCTGGCAGCGTTTTCTGGATAGAAAAGAGCACGTTAAAACCGAAATGCTGGATGTGAATGAAATTAAAACCCATGCACCGGGTTTCTACGCAATTTTACCGTTTACCCCAATCATCGGCGTATTAGTGTTTGATGGAAAATGGGCACCTGAACTGCATATCGTCACCATAATTGTTGGCTGTATTATTATGGCAGCAATTATTGAATTTATTCGTAGCTTCAGTGCAAAACATGTCTATGGTGGCTTAGAAGTTTGCTATAGAGGCATGGCGGATGCGTTTGCAACCGTCGTGATGCTGTTAGTAGCCGCCGGCGTCTTCGCGCAAGGTCTAAGCACTATCGGATTTATTAAAGGCTTGATCGACTTAGCACAATCCTTTGGTTCAGGCGCGATTGTGATGATGATTGCGCTGGTGGTGATCACCATGTTAGCCGCGATGACGACAGGTTCTGGTAACGCACCATTCTATGCATTCGTTGAACTTATCCCTCACTTAGCGAAACAAATGGGTGTAAACCCAGCTTACCTTGTCATCCCAATGTTACAGGCATCTAACTTAGGTCGTACATTATCACCGGTTTCTGGGGTGGTAGTTGCGGTATCGGGGATGGCGAAGATTTCACCGTTTGAAGTGGTGAAAAGAACCTCGGTTCCCGTATTAGTTGGGCTTATCGTTGTTGTGATTGCTACTGAGATTTTAGTGCCAGTCTATTTGTAA
- a CDS encoding aromatic amino acid transport family protein produces the protein MSTIKTSVNTTDKPASKWTYKDFTWVLSLFGTAVGAGVLFLPIKAGAGGFWPLVVLALIATPMIWLAHKGLARFVLSAKKHDADITDTVEEHFGKTGANIITFAYFFAIYPIVLIYGVGITNTVDSFLVNQIDMDPLPRWLLSGVLIAAMTAGVVFGRDLMLKLTSMMVYPLVFILLALSLYLIPEWNTSMLEVAPDWSAMPIVVWMAIPIIVFSFNHSPIISQFAKDQRQQFGDNAVIKTDMITGGAAFMLTGFVMFFVFSVVLSLSPAELDIAKKENISVLSHIANINPSPILSYLGPIVAFAAIVSSYFGHFLGAHEGLVGLVKSRSSVSVKKIELISLLFIVITTWIVAIINPSILGMIETMGAPMIAAILFILPVVAMRIIPAMKPFSTSKPAQIFTLLCGLASITSVIYGAFA, from the coding sequence ATGAGCACAATAAAAACCTCAGTAAACACGACAGACAAACCTGCCAGTAAGTGGACTTATAAAGACTTCACTTGGGTATTATCTCTTTTTGGTACCGCCGTTGGTGCAGGTGTTCTTTTTCTGCCGATTAAAGCAGGTGCGGGTGGTTTCTGGCCATTAGTTGTATTAGCTTTAATTGCAACCCCAATGATTTGGTTAGCCCATAAAGGGTTAGCGCGTTTTGTTTTATCTGCAAAGAAACACGATGCTGATATTACCGATACTGTGGAAGAACATTTCGGTAAAACAGGTGCGAATATCATCACTTTTGCTTATTTCTTTGCGATTTACCCAATCGTATTAATTTACGGCGTGGGCATCACCAACACGGTGGACTCATTCTTAGTGAACCAAATTGATATGGACCCACTTCCACGTTGGTTACTGTCTGGTGTGTTAATTGCAGCAATGACGGCGGGTGTCGTATTTGGTCGTGATTTAATGCTGAAACTCACCTCTATGATGGTTTATCCATTAGTCTTCATCTTATTAGCACTGTCTCTGTACCTGATCCCTGAGTGGAACACGTCGATGTTAGAAGTCGCACCAGATTGGAGTGCAATGCCAATTGTTGTTTGGATGGCGATTCCTATCATTGTATTCTCTTTTAACCACAGCCCAATCATCAGCCAGTTTGCGAAAGACCAGCGTCAGCAATTTGGTGACAACGCCGTGATTAAAACTGACATGATCACGGGTGGCGCAGCATTTATGCTGACTGGCTTCGTGATGTTCTTCGTATTCTCAGTGGTACTGTCACTGAGCCCAGCGGAGTTAGACATCGCGAAGAAAGAAAACATCAGCGTGTTGTCTCACATTGCTAACATTAACCCGTCACCAATCCTGTCTTACTTAGGTCCTATCGTGGCATTCGCAGCTATCGTTTCTAGCTACTTTGGTCACTTCTTAGGTGCGCATGAAGGTCTGGTTGGTTTAGTGAAATCACGCTCTTCAGTTTCTGTGAAGAAAATTGAGTTAATCTCTTTACTGTTCATCGTGATCACCACTTGGATCGTCGCGATTATCAACCCAAGTATCTTAGGTATGATTGAAACCATGGGTGCCCCAATGATTGCGGCAATCTTGTTCATCCTGCCAGTTGTGGCGATGCGTATCATTCCTGCAATGAAACCGTTCAGTACCTCTAAGCCAGCGCAAATCTTTACGCTGTTATGTGGTTTAGCGTCAATTACCTCTGTAATTTATGGTGCGTTCGCGTAA
- a CDS encoding bifunctional O-acetylhomoserine aminocarboxypropyltransferase/cysteine synthase: MKLETLSIHAGYSPDPTTKSVAVPIYQTTSYAFDDTQHGADLFDLKVAGNIYTRIMNPTNDVLEKRVAALEGGIAGLAVASGMAAITYAIQTIAQVGDNIVSVAKLYGGTYNLLAHTLPRLGIETRFAEHDDLAALEALIDEKTKAVFCESISNPAGFIVDLAALAEVAHRHGVPLIVDNTVATPYLCRPFEHGADIVVHSLTKYIGGHGTSIGGMVIDSGKFPWAEHAERFSLLVEPDIAYHGVSYTEHFGAAAFIARCRVAPLRGTGAALSPFNSFLILQGLETLALRMERHTENALKVAQFLENHPQVAWVKYAGLPSNPEHALAQKYMQGKPASIMSFGIKGGQEAGARFIDALNLIVRLVNIGDAKSLACHPASTTHRQLNDAELARAGVSRDMIRLSIGIEHIDDILADLIQALDAAK, encoded by the coding sequence ATGAAATTAGAAACATTATCAATCCACGCAGGCTATTCTCCAGACCCTACAACCAAGTCTGTCGCGGTGCCTATTTATCAAACTACTTCTTATGCATTTGACGATACACAGCACGGCGCAGATCTGTTCGATTTAAAAGTTGCAGGTAATATCTATACCCGCATTATGAACCCGACTAACGATGTGCTAGAAAAACGCGTTGCTGCCCTTGAAGGGGGGATTGCCGGGCTGGCGGTGGCTTCAGGCATGGCCGCTATCACCTATGCAATTCAAACTATTGCCCAAGTCGGCGATAACATTGTTTCGGTGGCAAAACTGTATGGCGGTACATACAACTTATTGGCGCATACTCTGCCGCGCCTTGGTATCGAAACCCGTTTTGCTGAACACGACGATTTAGCTGCACTAGAAGCCTTGATTGACGAGAAAACAAAAGCCGTTTTCTGCGAATCTATCTCTAACCCTGCGGGCTTTATTGTCGACCTTGCGGCACTGGCGGAGGTCGCTCATCGCCATGGAGTACCTCTGATTGTCGATAATACCGTGGCGACTCCGTATTTATGCCGCCCATTCGAACACGGTGCGGACATTGTGGTGCACTCGTTAACTAAATATATCGGTGGCCATGGCACTTCAATCGGTGGAATGGTGATTGATTCAGGGAAATTCCCGTGGGCGGAACACGCAGAGCGTTTTTCTCTGTTAGTTGAGCCGGATATCGCGTATCACGGTGTCAGCTATACTGAACACTTCGGTGCTGCGGCTTTTATTGCGCGTTGCCGCGTGGCACCGCTGCGTGGAACGGGAGCTGCATTATCGCCATTTAACTCTTTCTTGATCTTACAAGGTCTGGAAACGCTCGCCTTAAGGATGGAGCGCCATACTGAAAACGCATTGAAAGTGGCACAATTCCTCGAAAACCATCCACAAGTGGCATGGGTAAAATATGCGGGTCTACCCAGCAACCCTGAGCACGCACTGGCGCAAAAGTATATGCAAGGCAAACCTGCCAGTATTATGTCTTTTGGGATCAAAGGCGGGCAAGAGGCGGGGGCGCGTTTTATTGATGCACTGAACCTGATTGTTCGTTTGGTCAATATTGGAGATGCAAAATCATTAGCTTGCCATCCAGCATCCACCACCCATCGTCAATTAAATGATGCGGAGCTAGCTCGTGCGGGGGTATCGCGTGATATGATCCGTTTATCCATTGGTATTGAGCATATCGATGACATTCTAGCTGACTTAATCCAAGCCTTGGATGCAGCCAAATAA
- the arnT gene encoding lipid IV(A) 4-amino-4-deoxy-L-arabinosyltransferase: protein MMMANNKVAYFKWCLLFGFVLITYFLPLNGRMLWQPDELRYAEISRELILSRHWSVPELLGVRYFEKPIFGYWVGSFFQMLFGENNVSVRLGVVFSTLISGLFVYLSAKMAWKNKDLAFNAMLIYLSMFMILTIGTYNILDPIVTAFITMIIFFFQWGITTTQRAHKLYAYILIGVACGLGVMTKGFLVLVLPVLVCSVSAIYFKKLKDVCLYALISILVAVLVCLPWALTIASLEPDFWSYFFWVEHIQRFMADNAQNKSPFWFYMPILLVAVLPWLGYLFSSIAHAVRARGMNLYFLLWAVLPFLFFSVTKGKLLTYILPCIAPIAILMASYLQQVLAQNKVATIRLNALINITLGIVAAGAFIASPYFPEMNLYQGDESYKMWIAAGAFLFWAVMGVVSFNRKFWSLAAACTLVLSLSIGHVIPKYIESNNTPQGVLTKYQDQLQNRAILLTNNVGLGTALAWVLKRDDITMLYQTGELGYGLNYPDAENRFYRLEQLPSLLANENNRNVAVVVEASQNEVIDALPGTPIIIKEGKLVMAFYEGQ from the coding sequence ATGATGATGGCAAATAATAAAGTTGCCTACTTTAAGTGGTGCCTATTATTCGGTTTTGTACTTATAACCTATTTTCTTCCTCTCAATGGGCGCATGCTATGGCAGCCCGATGAGCTACGCTATGCAGAAATCAGCCGTGAGCTGATATTAAGTCGCCATTGGAGCGTACCTGAGCTGCTCGGTGTTCGCTATTTTGAAAAACCGATTTTTGGTTATTGGGTCGGTTCTTTCTTCCAAATGTTATTTGGTGAAAATAATGTCTCAGTTCGATTAGGTGTGGTTTTTAGCACCCTGATCAGCGGGTTATTTGTTTACCTCAGTGCAAAGATGGCATGGAAAAATAAAGACCTCGCGTTTAATGCGATGCTTATTTATCTCTCCATGTTTATGATTTTGACCATTGGGACTTATAATATCCTTGACCCAATTGTGACCGCCTTTATTACAATGATTATCTTCTTTTTTCAATGGGGGATAACCACTACGCAGCGCGCTCATAAATTGTATGCCTATATTCTGATTGGTGTGGCATGCGGCTTAGGCGTCATGACAAAAGGCTTTTTAGTCTTAGTGCTTCCCGTTTTAGTGTGTTCCGTTAGCGCAATTTACTTCAAAAAGCTCAAAGACGTCTGCCTGTACGCATTAATTTCGATTCTTGTCGCCGTGTTAGTTTGCTTACCGTGGGCGCTCACTATTGCCAGCCTAGAGCCAGATTTCTGGAGCTACTTTTTCTGGGTTGAGCATATTCAGCGTTTTATGGCCGATAATGCACAAAACAAATCTCCGTTCTGGTTCTATATGCCGATTTTATTGGTGGCGGTGCTTCCGTGGCTAGGTTACCTATTTTCATCCATTGCACACGCAGTTCGCGCTAGAGGCATGAACCTCTATTTCTTACTGTGGGCGGTGCTGCCTTTCCTATTTTTTAGTGTGACGAAAGGAAAGCTACTCACCTATATTCTGCCGTGCATCGCACCTATCGCAATTTTGATGGCATCCTATTTGCAGCAAGTTTTAGCCCAAAATAAAGTGGCTACCATTCGCCTGAATGCGCTGATAAACATCACGCTGGGTATCGTGGCAGCAGGGGCATTTATTGCTTCACCTTACTTCCCTGAAATGAACTTATATCAAGGGGATGAAAGCTACAAAATGTGGATTGCGGCAGGGGCATTTCTGTTTTGGGCAGTGATGGGGGTCGTGTCATTTAACCGCAAATTCTGGTCATTGGCAGCCGCCTGTACGTTAGTACTTAGCCTCAGTATTGGGCATGTGATCCCTAAATACATTGAGAGCAATAACACCCCGCAAGGCGTGTTAACTAAATACCAAGATCAGCTACAAAACCGCGCGATACTCTTAACCAATAACGTGGGATTAGGCACTGCGTTGGCTTGGGTATTAAAACGCGATGACATTACCATGCTGTATCAAACGGGTGAGCTAGGTTACGGGCTGAATTACCCTGATGCAGAAAACCGTTTTTACCGTTTAGAGCAGTTACCAAGCTTGCTGGCGAACGAAAATAACCGCAACGTCGCGGTGGTGGTTGAAGCTTCGCAAAATGAAGTCATTGATGCTTTACCAGGTACTCCAATCATTATTAAAGAAGGTAAGTTAGTGATGGCTTTCTATGAAGGTCAGTAA